The window CCCACGGCCTTGCGCACCAGGACATTGAGCAAGTTGATATCGACGGTGTGCTGCGCCAGTTGCTCCTGCAGCTGCGCCAGCCGCTCCGGGTGGGTGACATCGGGGCTGGCCAGTATCTGCTGGATCCCGCCCACCCTACCGGCCGAGCCTACCGCAGCACCGGCAAAGGCCTCGACCAGGCGAGCCTCCAGGGAAACCGCCGGGCTTTCCGCGGCAATGCGCAGCTCGGCCATCGCCACCTCGTCGCGCAGGCCAACGGTCGGAATTGAATAGGACATCGTATCCCTCGCAAAGGCCGGCGCTCGACGCCAGCCGGA of the Pseudomonas vanderleydeniana genome contains:
- the sctI gene encoding type III secretion system inner rod subunit SctI; amino-acid sequence: MSYSIPTVGLRDEVAMAELRIAAESPAVSLEARLVEAFAGAAVGSAGRVGGIQQILASPDVTHPERLAQLQEQLAQHTVDINLLNVLVRKAVGTAETLLRSS